One Mycolicibacter sp. MU0083 DNA window includes the following coding sequences:
- a CDS encoding ubiquitin-like protein Pup: protein MAQEQTKRGGGGGEDDDLAGGTAAGQERREKLTEDTDDLLDEIDDVLEENAEDFVRAYVQKGGQ from the coding sequence ATGGCTCAGGAGCAGACCAAGCGCGGCGGGGGCGGCGGAGAAGACGACGATCTCGCCGGTGGCACTGCGGCCGGCCAGGAGCGCCGCGAAAAGCTCACCGAGGACACCGACGACCTGCTCGACGAGATCGACGACGTGCTGGAAGAGAACGCCGAGGACTTCGTGCGCGCGTACGTCCAAAAGGGCGGCCAGTGA
- the prcB gene encoding proteasome subunit beta — translation MTWLSRDRLPFDSAHSGLPLTGVGLSSFSEFLRLQAPDLLPTGIGVTQVGGVGDQLPHGTTIVALTYPGGVLIAGDRRSTQGNMIAGRDVQKVYVTDEYTATGIAGTAAIAVEFARLYAVELEHYEKLEGVPLTFAGKVNRLATMVRGNLGAAMQGLVALPLLAGYDIDADDPQSAGRIVTFDAAGGWNIDGEGYQAVGSGSLFAKSSIKKLYGRVEDAASALRVAIEALYDAADDDSATGGPDLVRGIFPTAVTIGADGAVEISEERIAELAREVVESRTVRGDK, via the coding sequence GTGACCTGGTTGTCTCGTGATCGTCTGCCGTTCGACTCTGCACATTCGGGACTGCCGCTCACCGGGGTAGGTCTGTCGTCGTTCTCGGAGTTCCTGCGGCTGCAGGCGCCCGACCTGCTGCCGACCGGAATCGGCGTGACACAGGTCGGCGGGGTCGGTGACCAACTGCCGCACGGCACCACCATCGTCGCGTTGACGTACCCGGGTGGGGTGCTAATCGCCGGGGATCGCCGCTCGACGCAGGGCAACATGATCGCCGGCCGCGATGTGCAGAAGGTGTATGTCACCGACGAGTACACCGCGACCGGGATCGCCGGCACCGCCGCCATCGCGGTCGAGTTCGCCCGGCTCTACGCGGTCGAACTCGAACACTACGAGAAGCTCGAAGGCGTTCCACTGACCTTCGCCGGCAAGGTCAACCGGCTGGCGACCATGGTGCGCGGCAACCTCGGCGCGGCCATGCAGGGCCTGGTCGCGCTGCCGCTGCTGGCCGGCTACGACATCGATGCCGACGACCCGCAGTCCGCGGGTCGCATCGTGACGTTCGACGCCGCGGGAGGCTGGAACATCGACGGCGAGGGCTATCAGGCCGTCGGGTCGGGCTCACTGTTCGCCAAGTCCTCGATCAAGAAGCTCTACGGCCGGGTCGAGGACGCCGCGTCCGCCCTGCGGGTCGCGATCGAGGCGCTTTACGACGCCGCCGACGACGATTCCGCCACCGGCGGACCGGATCTGGTCCGCGGCATCTTCCCGACGGCGGTCACCATCGGTGCCGACGGTGCCGTGGAGATCTCCGAGGAACGCATCGCCGAACTGGCCCGCGAAGTCGTCGAGAGCCGGACGGTTAGGGGCGACAAATGA
- the prcA gene encoding proteasome subunit alpha translates to MSFPYFISPEQAMRERGELARKGIARGRSVVALAYADGVLFVAENPSRSLQKISELYDRVGFAAAGRINEFENLRRGGIQFADTRGYAYDRRDVTARQLANVYAQTLGTIFTEQAKPYEVELCVAGVAYPGQRKAPELYRITYDGTLADEPNFMVMGGNTEPVTNALKESYTENAELADALHIAVDALKQTDTGNGNEPRQLDPATLEVAILDANRPKRAFRRINRAMLDELLPGDTASDK, encoded by the coding sequence ATGAGTTTTCCGTACTTCATCTCGCCCGAACAGGCCATGCGGGAGCGTGGCGAACTCGCGCGCAAGGGCATCGCCCGCGGCCGCAGTGTGGTGGCTCTGGCCTACGCCGACGGCGTGTTGTTCGTCGCCGAAAACCCTTCCCGCTCACTGCAGAAGATCAGCGAACTCTACGACCGGGTGGGGTTCGCCGCCGCCGGCCGCATCAATGAGTTCGAGAACCTGCGCCGTGGCGGCATCCAGTTCGCCGACACCCGCGGCTACGCATACGACCGCCGTGACGTCACCGCGCGGCAACTGGCCAACGTCTACGCGCAGACCCTGGGCACCATCTTCACCGAACAGGCCAAGCCCTACGAGGTGGAACTCTGCGTCGCCGGCGTCGCCTACCCGGGCCAGCGGAAAGCGCCCGAGCTGTACCGGATCACCTACGACGGCACGCTGGCCGACGAGCCGAACTTCATGGTGATGGGCGGCAACACCGAGCCGGTTACCAACGCGCTCAAGGAGTCCTACACCGAGAACGCAGAGTTGGCCGACGCACTGCACATCGCCGTCGACGCGCTCAAGCAGACCGACACCGGCAACGGCAACGAACCGCGACAGCTCGACCCGGCCACCCTGGAGGTGGCGATACTGGACGCCAACCGGCCCAAGCGGGCATTCCGGCGGATCAATCGCGCCATGCTGGACGAACTGTTGCCGGGAGACACCGCATCCGACAAGTGA
- a CDS encoding SRPBCC family protein: MVTGGESPQYRYQPTTAQWTLAGLIVAFMVGLVLVKLIKGAGLGQTSAFYIGIPTVLAVVLTLSAPSGRAIGMTVKAITILLLLAIPVLGEGFVCVFIAAPLFYAVGILVAWVVQRVRNGGGGVARIAVLPVLALAFSVEGVVPMFTFAGDNTVSASRTLQATPAEVAAALSRPLRFVDVAPTGLLAAGFPRPTSDSGGGLKVGDRRDITFTGAHHRPPVMAAHHWGEASSHLQFEVTRRGENAVRLAAVSDHTPLATWLAWRSADISWRPVDAGHTEVTWSLHYTRRLAPAWYFSPIERVVAGQAAGYLLSTLDLVS, from the coding sequence ATGGTGACGGGCGGGGAGTCCCCGCAGTACCGCTACCAGCCGACCACCGCGCAATGGACACTGGCCGGATTGATCGTCGCCTTCATGGTGGGCTTGGTGCTGGTCAAGCTGATCAAGGGCGCCGGACTGGGGCAGACGTCGGCGTTCTACATCGGTATTCCGACCGTGCTGGCGGTGGTCCTCACGTTGTCGGCGCCGTCCGGACGGGCGATCGGCATGACCGTGAAAGCCATCACGATCCTGCTGCTGCTGGCCATCCCGGTACTGGGGGAAGGCTTCGTCTGCGTATTCATCGCGGCGCCGCTGTTCTATGCGGTCGGGATCCTGGTCGCCTGGGTGGTCCAGCGGGTCAGGAACGGCGGCGGCGGAGTGGCCCGCATCGCCGTCCTGCCGGTGCTGGCATTGGCTTTCTCGGTCGAAGGCGTGGTGCCGATGTTCACCTTCGCCGGTGACAACACCGTCAGCGCCAGCCGGACGCTGCAGGCCACCCCGGCCGAGGTCGCCGCTGCCCTGAGCCGCCCGCTGCGATTCGTCGACGTCGCCCCGACGGGCCTGCTGGCGGCGGGTTTTCCAAGGCCGACATCGGATTCCGGCGGCGGGCTCAAGGTGGGGGACCGGCGCGACATCACGTTCACCGGCGCACACCACCGCCCACCGGTGATGGCGGCCCACCACTGGGGTGAGGCGTCGTCGCACCTGCAATTCGAGGTCACCCGGCGGGGCGAGAACGCGGTACGGCTGGCGGCGGTCTCCGATCACACGCCGCTGGCCACCTGGCTGGCCTGGCGGTCCGCCGACATCAGCTGGCGGCCCGTCGATGCCGGCCATACCGAGGTCACCTGGTCGCTGCATTACACGCGCCGGTTGGCGCCTGCCTGGTACTTCAGTCCGATCGAGCGCGTGGTGGCCGGCCAGGCCGCGGGCTATCTGTTGAGCACTCTCGATCTGGTTTCGTGA